GCTTTTCAAAGTGACAATAAAACTCCTTTAAACTAACTATTTAATTATAAAAGACCCCTTCTATTAGAAAAATtcattaaattaataatattctTTTAATAGAATTTTCTTTACAAGCCCAAGAACATACAAAACATCTTTACATATCAATTAACTTAAAAGAACATATAGaacatgaattttttttgtttagaaTTGATATATCTAGTTTTATTTTCTAAGATTTTATACATCTTGATTTTTTTTAAGGAATTGAATTTATGGGAAAATTATTAGAGTTTGTGATGATTGgttgttcattttattttattttttatactaatcTTGTGTTTGGGAGCGTACGATTGGGACCCTGGATTGAGTTTGTGTAGATTTGAATAAATatactataaaattatattaagtttctttcaaataaatgatacatccaaattcaaaactcaaaatccaTGTTATCAAGCATTGCCTAAGGTAGTGATTAGAAGAATGAATTTTGGTCTTTGAATTTCGATTTGTCtatatttgaattaaatttaATGCGATTTTATGCTATGTTTTTGTTCAAATTCATGTAAATTCGTGTTTAAAACCTAAGTCTGAGCTCCCAAATTTTGGTATTAGATGTTGTTAGATTATTATCTAAAGCATTCCTTAAAAAAGTTGCGACAAAATATGCGTTCTGAAATTAGTGGGGCAATACCAAAACAATAGAATATAAAGGCAAAAGTAAAGAAGGGGAACAGATTTTTCATTGTGTAATGAAAATAGTTgggatatatttttttattgaaatacaAATATTGTGTTTGTGAGAATGAATTTGGAATCCAATTTGAATTTctatgaatttagataaaatttaatatataataattttaattaaaaattatgaatgGAGGCCAAAGTTCGACTAGAGGTGAATGAATCATTCTTGAACCGTGTGACCAAGCAAAATAGAATTTTCAAGGACCAgtaatttgaatttcaagtttGAAAACAGATAATATCtctaaaagtaaaaattaaaaaataaaaaatacagataaatagaaaaatatatttgacaATGGTACGCGCTTTCTCAAACGGACTCGATTGATTTTCCGATTTTACACCATCTCTTCTCTGCAACTGCCTGAGCCCTCAAACGAAGAAAGCTTCGCGAGACGATCATGACGGATCTCGTCGCTAGAGGAGAAGATTATGAGAAGAAGGCAGAGAAGAAGCTCAACGGTTGGGGATTGTTCAGCAACAAATACGAAGATGCTGCCGATCTCTACGATAAAGCCGCCAATTCCTTCAAGCTCGCCAAATCATGTAATTGCTTACTAACTCATTGTTCTTCTATTTCCTTCGATGCCGTTCAGCGTGACATCTTCGTGCTATTTTGCCTTGCCTTGccttgcttttatttttttattttttttattttttggtttagtTTGATGATGATtgaggggttttttttttttggatcaataGATTTGTGACGGATCGCAATTGTGTTTCGATGGAGTGCTTTTTCTTTTGTTACATAAAATGTTAGCTATATGTTCTAAGTTCATCTTGTTAAGGTAGTTTAagtcctcttctttttcttttgattgATTTCAGACTATTCTGGTGAATTATATGTGATATTTGAATGGATCGTATATTGCCATACTGATGATAAATAGTTTTTATGAGGATTAGGAAAGACAGGGTTTTTGGTCAGTGCTGGAAATAGATGCCAAACGACATTCATATTCTTTTTTCCCTCCATTCTCTTTTTCGAAGTCCTGACGTTTTTGATTGGTTTGATGAGAAGAAGGAAGTTTATACTTTTGATCATATTCCTAAAATTTTTGTTGCTGAGAACCTTAGAGTTCATGTAACACCCCTTAGTCCAACAAGATTCAAACAACGAACTTTAGAAGTGGCCTGGCATTTGTAAAATTAATGTTAAAGCTATTTCAGatcttgttgattttttgagcTGTAAGTGATCTATAGTTGGGTTCTCAGCCCCCTGCTTCCCTTCTAGTGAGTTTGCGTGCGCATTGGATGTGAATGATTAAAAAtcaagaatattttaaaaattgtaacTTAAAGGTGATCTTCTAAGTTATTGGATTTGAATGTAAACTATGTAAAACTCAACAGACCTGTCTATGTTTATGGTCACATTAATGCTCACCTAACATGTACTGATAATTTGGTGTTTCGTTAATGAGCAGTATTCCCATGTGAGGTGAATAAAATATGAGCTGCTCCAAAGTTAAACTACTCTTACAAGGAATGTGTAGGCACGCCCACCCAATAGTTTAACTTTCTAGAAAATAGCAGGTAATTAATGAATATTAATTGCtaataaataatttacaaaattatTTGAATTAACATAATGTATATtgtcaaaaaatataataattttaatataaaaatgacGCAAGGCATAATCTGTCAGATTAGCGATTTCAAGCTATACAGATAACACATTTAGTAGAACAACCTTGAACTGAGACTCTGAGAGATAAATAAGTACAATAAATAATAGCATATGCTTGCCTTGATAAGAGAATATTTTTTTGCttaattttcatttcaaaatgTTTCTTGAAGTTCATTGTATGCTGTCTTCAAATGAAATCATTATCGGCACTTATGAGAACATTAATTGTCATTCTTATCACTTGACTTGCTTTTATGATTTAAAACATGTGATTAGACCACTTGAGTTGAGTCCTTAGTTTTAAAGAAACAGCTGATCTCTAAAACTtatcaaaaatttgaaagaaacaaaaatGACAAATGGGTAAATCCAAAGGTTTGTGTTTTCTCTATTTTTCATGAAAGAGAGTTGAGGATTTTTGAACAACTTGATTTCCTTATTAGTTGCTTATCAACTGCTTTGTGCATCCTGCGGGAGACATTAAAGTGGTCCGTGACAAAGTAAATTTGTAGTTGGATGTATGTGATAGGTGGTGgtctttccttctttctttcatcttcttcttcttcttcttgttttttggGGGAAGGCTACCTTTTTATCATCAGTGACTTGAAAGGGACTGCAAGGAACATTTTCTAATTCCAACCTACTTCACAGGGCATGGCTTTCATGGTTGCTGGCTCTTAATATATCAGAGTTGGTTCATTTGTTGTTTCTCCCATTTGTTGGTTCTGTTTGGCTATGTTCTTTTGTTAAATCTCAAACCATTTTGTTGCTTTAGTAGTGACGAGATTAAGGAATTGAACCATTTTCCTTTAATAactagatttatttattttatgtttaatgTTGGCTTATGAATTTCTGTGACATGTTTAATGTTGGCTTATGTATTCCTGTGACATGCTGCTCCAGGGGATAAAGCCGCAATAGCAAATGTCAATTTGGCAAGCTGCCATTTGAAGGTTAGTGTTTCTTTTTAATTCAAATCTCTAACTACTCTAAAGTtgtgaaaagaaatgaaaatcgaTAATACTTAGCAGTTAGCAAACAAATAAAAGAATGCTAATATTAATGTTCTGGAGTTTGGATTTAGCTAACCTTGGGTTGATGTATGATACTGGTATACAGATTGTGATGTAgaaaaaaagccaaaaaaaagaTTATACTTTCTTCTCTGTATTTTTTTCTTCATAAACCTGTATAACTATTTACTTATGTTTATAGGTGGACAGCAAACATGAAGCTGCACAAGCATATGTTGATGCTGCTGTTTGctataagaaaataaatattaaagGTATATGTATGGCACTGTCATGTCTATTTGCTTTTGCTTCATGAATGACATTCCATTAAGTTAAACAAAACCAATGGTAAAATGTAGGGAATCTGGGTTTTAAGCTTTGAAGCTAATTCACACTCCTGCGATCTCTGTATTCTTTGCCTACCTCTTTCCCTTGTCCGGATGTTTCTCTTGCTCTGGTGAGCTGCATTGACTGAAGGATGACCTCCCTTCGACAAtgtctctcttcaattttttatttGGGGATTAAGACTTGGAGATGTTAACAACACTAATTTTGATTTCTGAGGACATGCTTGCTTCTTCTTGACCAGCTAGGGAGGCAAGTAGGCAACCACCTAGTGTGTTTGTCCTTGGACTTGCATGTGATGTGACTATGGGTCTGGGGCTTTGAACCTATGGGCAAGGACAGCTGGGGTTGTGTGAATATGGATCCTCTCTTAgctattttttagttttaaagGTTCATATATCTTTTTAACAATTTAATGAGACATTATTTCCagtttatataatttatttatgtattttaaataaaatattaaattcctAAAAGGCTACACTTCTCCTCATCAGGCATAAAACACCTCTCCTTACACCTTTGCCTCGAAAGTATTTCTGTTTTGCATGTCAGTCTGCATAGTCATGTGCTTCTTGTTCATTTTTGTTTTACCAATACTACCAATATGAGGTTGATATACTAAACCAAACTGCGGCTTATATATTGCCATGCTTCAAATCTTTCTTGTATTTTCATCTGTATTATTAAACTACTTCGAAGTTCAAATTATATTATTGCTGATAAATTATTTGTCTTATCAATATCGTGTGTTCTGCAGAGGCCATATCATGCTTAGAGCGAGCAATAAACCTATTTTTGGATATTGGAAGGTTCAATATGTCTGCAAGGTATTACAAGGTAGAGTATGCAGTGTTTCATGGGATGTGTTAAACTTTGGGCTTGAGgggaataattttttaaaaaaattctatttttatGGTACCTTTATTTTATCTTCCTTACTTCATCTGAACTCTGGCATTTTGTTTATAGTAATACTATCATACTTTTGCTTGATATGGTGTCAACTTTTTAAAACATCATTCGCTAAATGTTTGTGGTGGTGATGTTCATGTAGAATATTACTTCAGACTTCTAAAAAAGTGTCCTCTTGAGCCTTCCTGTTTTTTCTTGTCCTCTTCCTGAATCAATCCCAATGCCCAGGTGGTCTCAGCCAAACTGGAGGTCTTACAAAGAAGATTGTTGTGgggaaattttttttgggaagaGTTCAAGTTTTATCTTTCCAAATGGAGGACTGTCAAAGAACCTTTACTCTTTTGTATcaaaaaagaagagattttatcAAGGAGAAGAAGCAGCACAACAAGGAGCGTAGGAAATCCTCCTTTGAAGATAATATAACcaacaaaaattaaatataaaaaaaattaaaaataaaaacagtcAGCAAGTCAATTGTTATGTAAATCTAAAAGAGGAACACCTTTGAAACATCTGCTGGGAAAGCACACACGGAGGCCAGGTACTGAATCCTGTTCCAAAGCAtaatgatgtaggacaagaagcaagaccatgGGTATATCCTTGTTGGAGACTAATACAGAATATATTGGTCAAgggttgttgggtttagttaataGTTTATTTTGTGTGTTTAGTTTAGTTAGTggtaggattatgtgtatttgggggacTTAATGCTTGTTGTGTCGTCGTTgctgggggcttgtttgtaatactTTGTGTATTTTAGAAGTATATCTGTAaattcatgtagttttaggggtatatatgtaatttcttgTGTTATTGGCTATAAATAATGTGTTAAAGCCATGTAGAAGCATGCATATTGTTGAATTTGAGTTGAAGTGAATGTGAGGTTACCGCCAATTGTATCTCTTTCCTCTCCTCTCCTTtaccttcttccttcttcttctccccTTCACTTCTCTTCTATCTCTCTCAAATTATCTGTTGGCGACTTGGCTGTAGTTCCTTGGTGCTGTCTTGCATCATTCGGTAACCGATCTCTGTTCTTCCATTTCATTCCTCCATTTTTCCTTCTCACTTTTGTTCTTCCCAATTCTATCtctaaattctcattctttcTCTATCTGAAACAGTTCtgtgctttgatgttggatatctgGGATATGTTATaaaagaatttgatttattttttttgagGGGTTGAAACCTTGGACGAGGGTATAATTCCATCGACAAAGAGTTTAAGACTTGCCTAGTGCACCGGCTGCCACAAAATGCTTGGCTGACGTCCAAACAGTCTGCGGTTTATCATTCCTATTGCTGAGTTTATCATTCTTGATGCGTTCATTGATGCCAATTCCCAATTCAAGTAGACGGTTCTACCAACGAAACGTAGTTTCTTGCATAACTCAAGCACCGACTTTTGCAGAGTCCTAGTTCCTTCTTGCTTTTTATcctccaaaatttcaaaatttgaggttGAGTTTTTTCTAGCTGCGGGAGATATGATGTAGGACAAAAAGCAAGACCTTGGGTAGATCCTTTATGGAGACTAATTCAAAAGGATTGGTCAAGGTATTGTTGGGCTTAGTTTAGAGTTTATTGTGTGTTTGGTTTAATTAGTAgtatgattatgtgtatttgggggcttgtttgtgaTACTTGTGTATTTTAGGGGTATGTTAGTAGTTTCATGTACTCTTATGGGTATATACGCAATTGCTTGTGTTATTGGCTATAAATAGTGTGTTAAAGCCATGTAGAAGTtggttattgttgaatttgaattgaagtgaaggTGAGTTTTTCTCCAATTGTATCTCTTTCCTCTCCTCTCTTTTTCATTCTTCCTTTTTCATCTTCTTCCCTTCTCCTCTTCTCTATCTCTCCCAAATTATCTGTTGGCTGTAGCTCCTTGATGCTGCCTTGCAATCACATAACCAAAGACATTTTCTTTCTTGTAATAATTCAAGCATTCTGCTCTAAAACATGGCCCTCTTGTGGACTCAGAGAATTGGGGATTGACGATCTGTCCTTGCTCAATTGGGCCCTCTTGGAGAAGTCATTGTGGATACTTATGCTGGTAGAGATTTATGGACCCCTAACCTGGAAGAAGGGCCTACATGGTCCGGTCTTTCAAAATTCTTGTGCTAGGGATGGAAGTTTTCTTGAGCTTTACTATTTTTGTGGTGGCGCCTGGGGGGTGGAAATTCTCTTTTTGTTCCTTGCAAGATACTTGGTGTGGGAAGATACTCTTGCCGAGAAATTTTGCAGATTATATTTCTTGGTGGTAAATAAGGAGGCTATGGTGAGTGATTGTTTGCGAACAATGGGGATTTGGTGTCCCGGAACACAGTTTTTTCTTGGGATATGAGATGTGTTAAAAAATTGGTGGACTTTATGAAGCTTATTTGGGTTTAGACAACAATGGCATTGTGAGGTTCCCCCTAAAAGCCATGGTGATTCTAGGTGTGTGAGTTTTCCATGACGGGGAGTCGGAGAACCAGCATCCCCCCTCCCCCCACCCCCTCATCCCAAATCTTGGTTAATTGTTACTTCTTGTGCAAAAGCATTAGAGAGTCTGTAATAACATCCTTTTCCTTGTTTTGTGGCTAGAGGCTTATGGAAATAGTTTATACTATGCTGGATTTGCTGctgttagattttttttttttttttttcatttttatcttttaaGAATTCTGGGAGAAAAGCAAATAAGAAAATTTGGTTTCGCTACTTTCTCTTTTGATTGCTTTCCCCTGCAATTCTTTTAATTAATGtctgatttttaccttttaaaaaaaacataTGGTATCATTTTACCAGAGGATGTTACAAAATTTGTAAATCACAATTAATGACGTGGAATTCCgatatttgtttttttttgcaGGACATTGCTGAATTATATGAGAATGAACAAAATTATGAGCAAGCCATGGCTAATTATGAAAAAGCATCTGAACTTTTCCAAAGTGAAGACGTGACAACTTCTGCAAACCAGTGCAAACAGAAAATTGCTCAATTTGCGGCTCAATTAGAACAGTACGCCTCTCGATACTTCTAGACACTTTTATATTGTGTGCTTGTACAACTTctgtatattttattttagtttttgttATGTTGATCCCTTGGTGCATTTTTTTCTCCTCCTGACCTCGACTCGTTTCATGTACTAGTTTTCTCAGCTTTAGATTTAAAGTTGTCTTGAAGGGAAATCCCTAGATAGGTTGTTGGAATCTTCCTCCCTCTGCATCAAAGATTGGGAACAAGATAGTCAACTCTCTCTTCTCACTTAATGTTTCTTAACATTGATACAAAGGCCTGGAACAGATCCAGACTATGAAAGCACGGACCTTAACTACCTAAGTTGCTCATCCTCAGCCCCACAAAAATAATGTTGCCATTAGCAGTAGGAAGGTGAGACACTGTCAAGCTAGAAGAGATGCCTGGTGCCTGCCCTGAAAAACTTTTAAGTGAACTCCCATCAGCTCTTCTGCAGCAACCTGGAAGAGACTTCAAACACAAAGGAATAAGCGAATATTAGGTCTCCTTATCTTAGACATTTGAAGCTAGGAAAGAAACCTCCTGGAGTCTCATTGAAGAGGATGGAGAATCCATTGAAGATGTGCAGAATTTAATCCAAGGTTGCTACACTGAACTGACCTTCGTCTGTCTAAATTGTAGTTCAGAATCAATGCATTAGCCACGAGATCTGCCTCCAATTTTAGTTGACTTAGTACAAAAGCATTTTGAGCTTCATATATGACTTCACAATAGCACTTTTCAGCCTTAAAACAAACACCTTCATAATTGGCTTGTAAATTCTCCCACTAAAATTAATTGGTATGAAGTCATTGCACTGCCCCTTCCTTCTTGGGAGTCTAGATTGTTGTGTAATATAGCCTAGGTGTGCTCACACATGCAGAAAATCAAAGAAATTAACATGAAGAATACATCAATTTACATGGTTTCATAGTGAATCTATTTCCATGGAGCCTTTGCAAAATCTCTGCTGTGGTCAATGAAAAACTGCCTTAGTTATATACAGTTCCCCACGAGAAAAGCCACGAAATACCCTTAAAACAATATAATGACACCACAGCTGGCTCATTGCCACCTTCTTGTCCTCTAGATCTCACAACTTGAACTCCTTAACCTCTTTTTCATATCCAAAAGGCACCTTCTGGATTTAAGGTCTAGCTTAGATTGCAGCTTACTAGGGATGTGAGTGTATTCTAGGCAGCTGACGGTCCTCAAACAAGAGTAGTCTATCTTTGAACCTGTCCAAACTTTCTCAACCACTTTACCATCAAAATAGCAAGTCATGTTGAAAAGCTCTTACGCAATTGTATTTCTAGTCTCATTCTCTTAGCCATCTCAAGTAGGGTTCTTTTATCCTTTTAGCCGCCCCGTTTTTTCTTTTGAGTCGTGGGAACTGTAAAATATTTGGATCTAGGTTCATAAACTCATTTGACTTGCAGTCCAGCCCATTGACTAACTTGGGACAATGGCTCTCTTGTTTATTTCTCGACCTCTCAAAAGCATTTGTGACTTTTCCTTTACAAGGTAAACCTAAAGCTTCCCATAGTGATCATCAATGAGGCTAACAAAGTACAAAGCTCCATTCCCTGCTATTACCTTTGCAAGCCCCAAACCATCTTTGCAACATAGTATAGAATGCCTTTGCTGTTCTAGGAAGATGGCTTGAATTCTTTTACTCTGCACTCTTTACCCAAGATGCAATAATTGTAGAAGTCAATTCTACTCTACTTCAACCCTTTCAACAATTGTCTTGTGGCATTTATCATATGCTGCCTACTCACATGTTCCAAATGCATATGCGAGAGCATAGTGTCAATTGTGTCAATTTCCAATGAAATGTTTGTTGTACTATGTACAACTGTACTATCTAGTAGCTGACTCAAATTAGTATCAAGCCTTTTACCCTTCGTGAAGACTATAGAACTCTTTGGCACGTTCAAAATTTTACTGCTAGAAGTCCATGTAGAGTTTTCTCTTAGTAAGCAAGAGAgagaagattctcttcaattCTAGAATATGTCTAACATTATGTAATGTTCTGACAATACCATCAAGCATTCTAAATTTGACATTATCTCCAACAACTAGGCTTCCAACATCACATTCCctaaagggcagcccggtgcacaaagctcccgcgtatgtggggttcggggaaggggcggacaacaatgggtctatagtacacagccttaccttgcatttttgcaagaggctgtttccacgcctcgaacctaTATGGATCAAATCACTCCTTGTATGGACAGTAACAAATCCATTTTGTTGAAAGAACTGTGACTTGAAGAAACTAGCATAAATTCCTCGTCATCTCATTGTCGCTACTAATTGAGCTTGATGATTTGTGTAGCTATCTTGTCCTCTTTCTTCCAAAGAGATAATCTTGTTCCCTTGTGTTTGCACTTGAAGCAATCAATATTTTTGGTTTTGATTTAGACTTTGACCTATACTTTTGTTTACCATTCTCCTTGGGTCTTTCTCTCCTTTTGTCAGCCTTTGTAATTAGTTCATGATCCTCCTTGTTGAGTTCCATACTAACTTCATTCAACATTGCAGAAACAATTTCATGCTTTCATGGAACAAAATGGACTTCCCCATAGATCAGCGTCATAACCAAGTGTTCAAATGAAGCAGAAGTGGAGGATTATGTCGCCAATACCTTATCTTGAT
This region of Malania oleifera isolate guangnan ecotype guangnan chromosome 10, ASM2987363v1, whole genome shotgun sequence genomic DNA includes:
- the LOC131166469 gene encoding alpha-soluble NSF attachment protein 2, whose translation is MTDLVARGEDYEKKAEKKLNGWGLFSNKYEDAADLYDKAANSFKLAKSWDKAAIANVNLASCHLKVDSKHEAAQAYVDAAVCYKKINIKEAISCLERAINLFLDIGRFNMSARYYKDIAELYENEQNYEQAMANYEKASELFQSEDVTTSANQCKQKIAQFAAQLEQYPRAVEIYEEIAKHSLGNNLLKYGVKGHLLNAGLCQLCRGDVVAITNSLERYQELDPTFSGTREYRFLADLAASVDEEDVAKFTDVVKEFDSMTPLDAWKTTLLLRVKEALKAKEMEEDDLT